One window of Acidobacteriota bacterium genomic DNA carries:
- a CDS encoding RHS repeat protein has protein sequence MKRITAGFELRIHKLTFAVALITLLFAATADAQLVIGPNQGTKPSGNTPGIGAVNPYNGNLTLSIPLFKVGGRGEAGYTINHTFVQNWSFYQNINFWQCNIIPQCDVSSTFQPSLNSEPGEPSLSGYGAQVTRPGYTPGVMIGRHAASYRWGNVNYSTAYTWNTYLHMGQEAMMAKILPYSAQITPYATHTVNSMTRLSFVMNDGSEIELRDVQSQGQPQVERTCAQGGYNRGKIFASVDGSGTVFESDQDILDWDCSNAEPYGVGAPATFKQTFNPSGYLRTGGGITYRIDAGSVAWIRDRNGNKITFSGNTVTDSLGRQVSFSANGITFAGFGGQSKSITIHRDSLSNALRSGYSIRTKAELFEPLGINTMSGNDNDQVNPDVVTSIELPDGREYRFYYNSYAELARIQNPDGGAVEYDMGPGFTSSAGWFGADTGVLESLTTQRQVYRRVLESRSYPNGGTGNDYETRTTYSRDPRNQQTGTVTVESRDNADNLLAKTKHYYYGNVISSFFDSYVNPSYSGPFNQGKEYKTEVFSSSGTVVQRTELLWTNNVAVSWWAAFCNYQSPCLEQEPANNPVVTRVTTTLADSNQVAKREMAYDQFGNQTDLYEYDYGTGSPGAFRRRTHTDYIDSAAYTAATGPTLRQLPWRKWVSGDIDGNQKFSLTTIEYDSYSSNPLEPRSNVTGHDTAAFGSSFTTRGNPTSVTSLADVSDAGSGVTVTTKYDVLGNAIAVTDANLNTSTVDFTDNFGSPDFEAQQNSAPTELGGLLTFAFPRSVTNAMGWIIGYTQYDYFTGAVVNSEDINGVITKIRYDDPLGRPTQTVTAVGTDFVRQATTVYLDAERKLETTSDLFELGDNRQHSIVFYDGFRRTTETRKIESDGYVSVKTEYDALGRVKRFTNPYRPLLNETEYWTTTSYDRLSRILEVRTPDNAVTTTSYFGNATTVTDPAGASRRSITDALGRLTRVDEPNAAGSLGEIAAPNQPTYYQYDPGDNLTEVSQTGTNAEQCGASVAPCSQTRSFVYNALSRLVSATNPESGTIQYAYDPNGNLTSKTDARNISAYSYDPINRVTVRNYSDSTNDVNFTYDDPSVAYSKGNLTKTDNGFSKTEVTEFDKLGRVKKSRQTTDGTVYNEMEYKYNLSGAMVEEKYPSGRVVRNVLDNDGDLSMVQSKKNADYGFWNYANHFTYTAAGAVASMQLGNGTWEKTAFNSRLQPTQIALGKVQNTTDLLKLDYTYGTVVNGQLDTTKNNGNIQSQTITVPTVGTSTGFMAVQTYSYDSLNRIEDATEVVTPAGSTTATQTWKQDYTFDRYGNRNFVEANTTTIPRNCLDNQTPPNRVICDEDRKIMNPSVNASNNRLSASDVYQFDAAGNTTRDSQNRKFTYDAENKQTKVETVDSNGTVTGTIGEYFYDGDGRRVKKIAYMNNQVTETTVFVYDASSSLVAEYSTKLNDTPQVAYLTNDHLGSPRINTDENGAVASRHDYRPYGEQITERTHAHYVNDAIRKQFTGYERDGGMDLDYAQARSYAFGLGRFTVPDNFFADSDQRTPQSWNLYIYVRNKPSISIDPTGMMTDFIDRQTGQRTHIDDFKDQVITASTKAIKGFVDAWNRGNSDPAYREAYYRDLARFERSWHNLHLTVAEFDRLAQAVYAESSGSVNEAWGIVNVLENRAAADGTDLITQVSDAPGYGVYGVRDARYFTESGPDAEQKRRNVHRGIAGGIPGGDITNGAYYWHGRDLGQAGSGAYRGFYLVGLRFSSQSHNLWKLADQKSGSKKYDYKYETTGVRGQTTFIRLTSAWLSANRVSLWRGNK, from the coding sequence ATGAAACGGATAACCGCAGGCTTCGAACTAAGAATACATAAACTCACATTCGCAGTCGCTTTGATCACTCTTCTGTTTGCCGCGACCGCCGACGCTCAGCTTGTGATCGGACCAAATCAGGGAACCAAGCCGTCCGGCAACACGCCGGGTATCGGCGCGGTCAATCCGTACAACGGCAATCTCACGCTCTCGATTCCCCTGTTCAAAGTCGGTGGGCGCGGCGAAGCCGGCTACACGATCAACCATACGTTCGTCCAGAATTGGAGCTTCTATCAGAACATCAACTTCTGGCAGTGCAATATCATACCGCAGTGCGATGTGTCGAGTACCTTTCAGCCGTCCCTCAACTCAGAACCTGGCGAGCCGTCGCTCTCTGGATACGGGGCGCAGGTCACGCGGCCCGGGTACACACCAGGGGTAATGATCGGCAGGCATGCTGCAAGTTATCGGTGGGGAAACGTCAATTACAGCACTGCCTACACGTGGAATACATATCTTCATATGGGTCAGGAGGCGATGATGGCCAAGATTCTTCCCTATTCCGCACAAATCACACCCTATGCAACCCATACCGTCAACTCCATGACCCGATTGTCATTCGTGATGAACGACGGTTCCGAGATCGAACTCCGCGACGTTCAGAGCCAAGGCCAGCCTCAGGTTGAGCGGACCTGCGCACAGGGCGGCTACAATCGCGGCAAGATCTTTGCCTCGGTCGACGGTTCGGGTACCGTTTTCGAATCAGATCAGGACATCCTCGACTGGGATTGCTCGAATGCCGAGCCTTACGGCGTCGGCGCTCCTGCAACCTTCAAGCAGACCTTCAATCCGTCCGGCTATCTGAGGACCGGCGGCGGAATCACGTACCGGATAGACGCCGGAAGCGTCGCCTGGATCCGAGACCGGAACGGCAACAAGATCACCTTTTCCGGAAACACGGTGACCGACTCGCTCGGCCGGCAGGTCAGCTTTTCCGCCAACGGGATCACGTTCGCCGGCTTCGGCGGACAATCAAAATCGATCACCATCCACCGCGATTCGCTCTCCAACGCACTGCGTTCCGGCTATTCGATCAGGACCAAGGCGGAACTGTTCGAACCGCTCGGGATCAACACGATGAGCGGGAACGACAACGATCAGGTCAATCCGGACGTTGTGACATCGATCGAATTGCCCGATGGCCGCGAATACCGTTTCTATTACAACTCGTACGCCGAACTCGCGCGGATCCAAAATCCGGACGGCGGCGCGGTCGAATACGACATGGGGCCCGGTTTCACTTCATCGGCGGGTTGGTTTGGCGCGGATACCGGTGTCCTGGAGAGTTTGACAACGCAGAGGCAGGTATATCGCCGTGTCCTTGAATCAAGGAGTTATCCAAACGGCGGAACAGGAAACGACTACGAAACGCGGACAACGTACAGCCGCGACCCAAGAAACCAACAGACCGGAACGGTGACGGTCGAGTCGCGCGACAATGCGGACAATCTTCTGGCGAAAACGAAGCACTATTACTACGGAAACGTCATTTCGTCGTTCTTCGACTCCTACGTCAATCCGTCGTATTCCGGCCCGTTCAATCAGGGAAAGGAGTACAAGACCGAGGTGTTCTCTTCATCCGGCACGGTTGTGCAGCGGACCGAGCTACTTTGGACGAACAACGTTGCGGTCAGCTGGTGGGCCGCGTTCTGCAACTATCAGTCGCCGTGCCTTGAACAGGAACCGGCGAACAATCCGGTCGTGACGCGGGTGACCACGACGCTGGCCGATTCGAACCAGGTCGCGAAACGCGAGATGGCGTACGACCAGTTCGGCAATCAAACGGACCTCTACGAATACGATTACGGCACGGGATCGCCGGGCGCGTTCCGGCGCCGGACCCACACCGATTACATCGACTCGGCGGCCTATACCGCCGCGACCGGCCCGACTCTCCGGCAACTGCCCTGGCGCAAATGGGTTTCGGGCGACATTGACGGCAATCAGAAGTTCTCGTTGACGACGATCGAATACGATTCATACTCATCGAATCCTCTCGAACCGCGGAGCAATGTGACCGGACACGACACCGCGGCGTTCGGATCGTCTTTCACCACGCGCGGCAACCCGACAAGCGTCACGTCGCTGGCGGACGTTTCGGACGCGGGAAGCGGAGTCACGGTCACGACGAAATACGACGTGCTCGGCAACGCGATCGCCGTAACGGACGCAAACCTAAACACGTCGACGGTCGATTTCACTGACAATTTCGGTTCACCGGACTTTGAGGCGCAGCAGAATTCGGCTCCGACGGAACTCGGCGGTTTGCTAACGTTTGCTTTCCCGCGGTCTGTGACGAATGCGATGGGATGGATCATCGGCTACACGCAATACGATTATTTCACGGGAGCGGTCGTGAACTCCGAAGACATCAACGGGGTGATCACCAAGATCCGGTACGACGATCCGCTGGGAAGACCGACGCAGACCGTTACCGCGGTCGGCACGGACTTCGTGCGGCAGGCAACGACCGTTTACCTGGATGCCGAGCGCAAGCTTGAAACCACCTCGGACCTTTTCGAGCTGGGTGACAACCGGCAACATTCGATTGTTTTCTACGACGGTTTCCGGCGAACGACCGAAACGAGAAAGATCGAGAGCGACGGATATGTTTCGGTCAAAACCGAATACGACGCCCTCGGACGCGTCAAGCGCTTTACCAATCCATACCGGCCGCTGCTGAACGAAACCGAATACTGGACAACTACCTCTTACGACCGATTGAGTCGGATTCTCGAGGTCAGGACGCCGGACAACGCGGTCACGACCACATCATACTTTGGCAATGCGACGACGGTGACGGATCCGGCGGGCGCATCGAGGCGGTCGATAACGGACGCGCTCGGACGATTGACAAGGGTCGACGAGCCGAACGCCGCCGGCAGTCTCGGCGAGATCGCCGCGCCGAACCAGCCGACGTACTATCAATACGATCCGGGCGATAACCTGACGGAGGTTTCACAAACCGGAACGAACGCCGAACAATGCGGGGCGTCGGTGGCCCCCTGTTCGCAAACCCGGTCATTTGTCTACAACGCGCTTTCGCGGCTTGTCTCGGCGACGAATCCTGAATCGGGCACGATTCAGTACGCTTACGATCCGAACGGAAATCTGACATCAAAGACCGACGCGCGGAACATCAGCGCATATTCATATGACCCGATAAACCGGGTGACCGTCCGGAATTACTCGGATTCAACAAATGACGTGAACTTCACCTATGACGATCCGTCCGTTGCGTACTCAAAAGGAAATCTGACGAAGACCGACAACGGCTTCTCGAAGACCGAGGTGACCGAGTTCGACAAGCTCGGCCGCGTGAAAAAAAGCAGGCAGACGACGGACGGGACCGTCTATAATGAGATGGAGTACAAATACAACCTCTCCGGCGCGATGGTTGAAGAGAAATATCCGTCGGGAAGGGTGGTCAGGAATGTGCTCGATAATGACGGAGACCTGTCGATGGTGCAGAGCAAGAAGAACGCCGATTACGGCTTTTGGAACTACGCGAACCATTTCACCTACACCGCCGCCGGCGCGGTCGCATCGATGCAACTCGGCAACGGGACTTGGGAGAAGACCGCCTTCAACTCGCGGCTCCAGCCGACCCAGATCGCGCTCGGGAAGGTTCAGAACACGACCGATCTTCTGAAACTCGATTACACCTACGGCACTGTCGTTAATGGTCAGCTTGATACAACGAAGAACAACGGAAACATCCAGTCGCAGACGATCACGGTTCCGACGGTCGGCACATCGACCGGGTTCATGGCCGTTCAGACCTACAGCTACGACTCGCTGAACCGGATCGAGGACGCGACCGAAGTGGTCACGCCAGCCGGATCGACAACGGCCACGCAGACTTGGAAACAGGATTACACGTTCGACCGTTACGGCAACCGCAATTTCGTCGAAGCGAACACGACGACGATCCCGAGGAACTGCCTCGACAACCAGACGCCGCCGAATCGAGTCATATGCGATGAGGACCGGAAGATTATGAACCCGAGCGTCAACGCGTCGAACAACCGCCTCAGCGCCTCGGACGTCTACCAATTCGACGCCGCCGGCAACACAACGCGCGATTCGCAGAACCGCAAATTCACGTACGATGCCGAGAACAAACAGACAAAGGTCGAAACCGTCGACTCCAACGGAACCGTCACGGGAACGATCGGCGAATATTTTTATGACGGCGACGGACGCAGGGTCAAAAAGATCGCCTATATGAACAATCAGGTCACGGAAACAACCGTCTTCGTCTACGACGCATCTTCAAGCTTGGTGGCAGAATACTCGACCAAATTAAACGATACGCCGCAAGTGGCGTACCTTACCAACGACCACCTCGGCAGCCCGCGCATAAACACCGACGAAAACGGCGCGGTGGCTTCAAGACACGATTACCGTCCGTACGGCGAACAAATCACCGAAAGGACTCACGCTCATTATGTTAACGACGCGATCCGCAAGCAGTTTACAGGTTATGAACGTGACGGCGGAATGGATCTGGATTACGCACAGGCGAGGTCTTACGCTTTCGGACTTGGTCGATTCACCGTCCCGGACAACTTCTTTGCCGATTCCGATCAACGCACCCCGCAGTCGTGGAATTTATACATTTACGTCCGGAACAAACCGTCAATATCGATCGACCCGACCGGTATGATGACCGATTTCATCGACAGGCAAACCGGGCAAAGGACGCACATTGATGACTTCAAAGATCAAGTAATCACCGCAAGCACTAAGGCCATCAAGGGGTTTGTCGACGCATGGAATCGCGGTAATTCGGACCCGGCATACCGAGAAGCATATTACCGCGATCTCGCGCGATTCGAGCGCTCTTGGCATAACCTTCATTTGACCGTTGCCGAATTCGATAGGCTTGCACAAGCAGTTTACGCGGAATCTTCGGGATCGGTTAACGAAGCGTGGGGAATTGTTAACGTTCTTGAAAACAGGGCGGCTGCTGACGGGACCGATCTGATTACGCAGGTCAGCGATGCCCCGGGCTACGGCGTTTATGGCGTACGGGACGCTCGCTACTTTACTGAGTCAGGGCCGGATGCAGAGCAAAAACGTCGGAATGTTCATCGCGGAATTGCCGGGGGAATTCCGGGTGGTGACATCACGAACGGGGCGTATTACTGGCATGGCCGTGATCTCGGTCAGGCGGGATCAGGAGCATACCGCGGCTTCTATTTGGTTGGACTGCGCTTCTCAAGCCAATCACATAATCTATGGAAATTGGCGGACCAAAAATCGGGAAGCAAGAAGTATGACTATAAATACGAAACAACCGGTGTAAGGGGACAAACCACGTTTATTAGATTGACAAGCGCTTGGTTGAGCGCGAACCGGGTGAGTCTATGGAGAGGAAACAAATGA